One window of the Amycolatopsis mediterranei genome contains the following:
- a CDS encoding glycine amidinotransferase — MRTDTRIVNSWNEWDTLQEVVVGTAENACFEPTEPGHRPQERGLSEPRPFPTGPKPRELNEKAEEELTGLVSLLESQGVTVRRPAPRDYSVPLKTPTFEVENQYCAVCPRDVMITLGNEILEATMSRRSRYFEYEAYRSLVYKYWDEDPLMTWSVAPKPSMADDMYRQDFWTWPLSKRHEEMHNFEFCVTQDEVVFDAADMARMGKDIFVQESMTTNRAGIRWITRHLEPKGFRVHPVHFPLDYFPSHIDATFIPLRAGLVLTNPERPINSGEEKLFLANDWEFVTAPQPLTGNDEMPRYCQSSKWVSINVLSISPSKIIVEEQEKPLQDLLCSLGFEVFPLPFRHVYEYGGSLHCATWDVRRDGVCEDYFPDQNV; from the coding sequence ATGCGGACTGACACCAGAATCGTCAACTCCTGGAACGAGTGGGACACTCTCCAGGAGGTCGTCGTGGGCACCGCGGAGAACGCCTGCTTCGAGCCGACCGAGCCGGGGCACCGGCCCCAGGAGCGGGGGCTGTCCGAGCCGCGCCCCTTCCCCACCGGCCCGAAGCCCCGGGAGCTGAACGAAAAGGCCGAAGAGGAACTCACCGGGCTCGTGTCACTGCTCGAGTCGCAGGGTGTCACGGTCCGCCGGCCGGCGCCGCGGGACTACTCGGTACCGCTGAAGACGCCCACGTTCGAGGTGGAGAACCAGTACTGCGCGGTCTGCCCCCGGGACGTGATGATCACCCTGGGCAACGAGATCCTCGAGGCGACGATGTCGCGGCGGTCGCGGTACTTCGAGTACGAGGCCTACCGGAGCCTGGTCTACAAGTACTGGGACGAAGACCCGCTCATGACCTGGTCGGTGGCGCCGAAGCCGTCCATGGCCGACGACATGTACCGCCAGGACTTCTGGACGTGGCCGCTGTCGAAGCGGCACGAGGAAATGCACAACTTCGAGTTCTGCGTGACGCAGGACGAGGTCGTCTTCGACGCCGCGGACATGGCGCGGATGGGCAAGGACATCTTCGTCCAGGAGTCGATGACCACCAACCGCGCGGGCATCCGGTGGATCACCCGGCACCTGGAGCCGAAGGGCTTCCGCGTGCACCCGGTGCACTTCCCGCTGGACTACTTCCCCTCGCACATCGACGCCACGTTCATCCCGCTGCGCGCGGGCCTGGTGCTCACCAACCCGGAGCGGCCGATCAACAGCGGCGAGGAGAAGCTGTTCCTGGCCAACGACTGGGAGTTCGTGACCGCGCCCCAGCCGCTCACCGGCAACGACGAGATGCCCCGCTACTGCCAGTCGTCCAAGTGGGTGTCGATCAACGTGCTGAGCATCTCCCCGTCGAAGATCATCGTCGAGGAGCAGGAAAAGCCGTTGCAGGACCTGCTGTGCAGCCTGGGCTTCGAGGTGTTCCCGCTGCCGTTCCGGCACGTGTACGAGTACGGCGGCTCCCTGCACTGCGCCACCTGGGACGTCCGCCGCGACGGTGTGTGCGAGGACTACTTCCCCGACCAGAACGTGTGA
- a CDS encoding amino acid adenylation domain-containing protein, whose protein sequence is MTAVSDHRVTEGSPAIPRWATGLTGLAEHRFPLPAAVADTVLFAAHAVVLGALTGEPVVTAVHDGRPRVVDLGHRTWRELIAHVAGAPAVAARCDTVVGEGELGGDAIVHIGLDGDALVVRCRREWVDDAYAARIADYHRTALRLAAADPDAEHAGQCLLGAAELRHQLTAFSGAPRELPDRRVHQLIADTAAARPDDVAVVAGLDQLTYRQLDERANQVAHALLADGLAAEDVVAVVSERAIPWLVAVLGVLKAGGCYLPVEPHFPLERIAAMVTRSACGRALTDEVGAAVTDRLGGLVPGLRARGVDEILRGGHPSEVPGTPVVAGQLAYIYFTSGSTGEPKGVMCEHEGMLNHMLAKIDDLGVRAGTVVAQTAPQCFDISLWQLLAPLITGGTVVIVSQQALLDVEQFAAELDRSRVEVAQLVPSYVEVLLGHLERRPRALPALRCVSATGEALKAALVRRWFAVLPEVLLVNAYGLTETCDDTNHEVLDRAQDGSRVPLGRAIAGVGVHVVDGNLMPVPLGATGEIVFSGRCLARGYVNDPIRTALAFTASPLFPGQRLYRSGDFGRWTPDGRLEFSGRRDTQVKIRGFRVEIGEIEDRLLRLPGVREATVIVAGAAESARLVACYSAAPSLAPGPLVEALARVLPDYMVPRDWYWLDVLPLTGNGKVDRKELARITGGLHRAMTEDERPRPGAERRLAAAWATVLGVAPDRVGRTDDFFASGGSSLSALQLVIELDRAVSLGDVTAHPVLADLAGVLGTGATGTRPVLHRLTPPGRRTLVCFPYAGGNAVTYVPLAGELAAEGWAVYGVEPPGRDGNEAPVSVPELAELVAGELAALDAGPLTLWGHSTGVAAALATARLLRSRGHDVRRVLLGAQLPGDSGARRAQAAEVTALPDEAVVTALVESGRPELAEVGDAHRRLLADAYRHDVAAACGYLAEALDAGDRLDVPVTVVLAADDVPDDLPGDPWDWSRLAGDVRVVELPDGGHYFAASRPASVARVIAGTD, encoded by the coding sequence ATGACCGCCGTGTCCGACCACCGGGTGACCGAGGGGTCGCCGGCCATTCCCCGCTGGGCGACCGGTCTGACCGGGCTCGCCGAGCACCGGTTCCCGCTGCCGGCCGCCGTCGCGGACACCGTGTTGTTCGCCGCGCACGCGGTGGTCCTGGGCGCGCTGACCGGCGAGCCGGTGGTGACCGCCGTCCACGACGGGCGGCCGCGGGTGGTCGACCTCGGGCACCGCACCTGGCGCGAGCTGATCGCCCACGTCGCCGGCGCACCGGCGGTTGCGGCGCGCTGCGACACGGTCGTCGGGGAGGGGGAGCTCGGCGGGGACGCGATTGTCCACATCGGACTCGACGGGGACGCGCTCGTCGTGCGGTGCCGTCGGGAGTGGGTCGACGACGCCTACGCCGCCCGGATCGCGGACTACCACCGCACCGCCCTGCGCCTGGCCGCGGCCGACCCGGACGCCGAACACGCCGGACAGTGCCTGCTCGGCGCCGCCGAGCTGCGGCACCAGCTCACCGCGTTCAGCGGGGCGCCGCGCGAGCTCCCCGATCGCCGGGTGCACCAGCTCATCGCGGACACCGCGGCGGCGCGGCCCGACGACGTCGCCGTCGTCGCCGGGCTCGACCAGCTCACCTACCGCCAGCTCGACGAGCGCGCCAACCAGGTCGCGCACGCCCTGCTGGCCGACGGTCTCGCCGCGGAGGACGTCGTCGCCGTCGTCAGCGAACGCGCCATCCCGTGGCTGGTGGCGGTGCTGGGCGTGCTCAAGGCCGGCGGCTGCTACCTGCCGGTCGAACCGCACTTCCCCCTCGAGCGGATCGCCGCCATGGTCACCCGGTCGGCGTGCGGGCGGGCCCTCACCGACGAAGTCGGCGCGGCCGTGACCGACCGGCTCGGCGGGCTCGTGCCGGGGCTGCGCGCCCGTGGCGTGGACGAGATCCTGCGCGGGGGCCACCCGTCGGAGGTCCCCGGGACGCCGGTGGTGGCCGGGCAGCTCGCGTACATCTACTTCACCTCCGGGTCCACCGGCGAGCCCAAGGGCGTCATGTGCGAGCACGAAGGGATGCTCAACCACATGCTCGCCAAGATCGACGACCTGGGCGTGCGGGCGGGCACGGTGGTGGCGCAGACCGCGCCGCAGTGCTTCGACATCTCCCTGTGGCAGCTGCTCGCCCCGCTCATCACCGGCGGCACCGTCGTCATCGTGTCGCAGCAGGCGCTGCTCGACGTCGAGCAGTTCGCGGCCGAGCTGGACCGCAGCCGGGTCGAGGTCGCCCAGCTGGTTCCGTCCTATGTGGAGGTCCTGCTGGGCCACCTCGAGCGCCGGCCGCGCGCCCTGCCCGCGCTGCGGTGCGTGTCCGCGACCGGTGAGGCGCTCAAGGCCGCGCTCGTCCGCCGCTGGTTCGCCGTGCTCCCGGAAGTGCTGCTGGTCAACGCCTACGGGCTCACCGAAACCTGCGACGACACCAACCACGAGGTGCTGGACCGGGCCCAGGACGGGTCCCGCGTGCCGCTGGGCCGCGCCATCGCAGGGGTCGGCGTGCACGTCGTCGACGGCAACCTGATGCCCGTCCCGCTCGGCGCGACCGGGGAGATCGTGTTCTCCGGCCGCTGCCTGGCCCGGGGCTACGTCAACGACCCGATCCGCACCGCGCTGGCCTTCACCGCGAGCCCGCTCTTCCCCGGGCAGCGGCTCTACCGCTCCGGCGACTTCGGCCGGTGGACGCCCGACGGGCGGCTGGAGTTCTCCGGGCGGCGGGACACCCAGGTCAAGATCCGCGGGTTCCGCGTCGAGATCGGGGAGATCGAAGACCGGCTGCTGCGCCTGCCGGGGGTGCGGGAGGCGACGGTGATCGTGGCCGGGGCCGCCGAATCCGCCCGGCTGGTGGCCTGCTACTCGGCCGCGCCGTCGCTGGCGCCGGGGCCGCTGGTGGAGGCGCTGGCGCGCGTGCTGCCCGACTACATGGTGCCGCGGGACTGGTACTGGCTCGACGTGCTTCCGTTGACCGGCAACGGGAAGGTGGACCGCAAGGAGCTGGCGCGCATCACCGGTGGCCTGCACCGGGCGATGACGGAGGACGAGCGGCCCCGCCCCGGCGCCGAGCGCCGGCTCGCCGCCGCGTGGGCCACCGTGCTCGGTGTCGCCCCCGACCGCGTCGGGCGCACCGACGACTTCTTCGCCTCCGGTGGCTCGTCGCTTTCGGCACTGCAGCTGGTGATCGAGCTCGACCGGGCGGTCTCGCTCGGCGACGTCACCGCGCACCCGGTGCTCGCCGACCTCGCCGGAGTCCTCGGCACCGGCGCGACCGGGACCCGCCCGGTGCTGCACCGGCTGACTCCGCCGGGCCGCCGGACTCTGGTGTGTTTCCCTTACGCGGGCGGCAATGCGGTCACCTACGTGCCGCTGGCCGGCGAGCTCGCCGCCGAAGGCTGGGCCGTGTACGGCGTGGAGCCGCCCGGCCGGGACGGCAACGAGGCCCCGGTTTCGGTGCCGGAGCTGGCCGAGCTGGTCGCCGGTGAGCTCGCCGCGCTCGACGCGGGACCGCTGACGCTGTGGGGGCACTCGACGGGCGTGGCCGCCGCGCTGGCCACCGCACGGCTGCTGCGTTCACGCGGTCACGACGTGCGCCGGGTCCTCCTCGGCGCCCAGCTCCCCGGGGACAGCGGCGCCCGCCGGGCCCAGGCCGCCGAGGTGACGGCCCTGCCGGACGAGGCGGTGGTGACCGCGCTGGTCGAAAGCGGCCGGCCGGAGCTGGCCGAGGTCGGCGACGCGCACCGGAGGCTCCTCGCGGACGCGTACCGGCACGACGTGGCGGCCGCCTGCGGGTACCTCGCGGAGGCCCTCGACGCGGGCGACCGGCTCGACGTGCCGGTGACCGTGGTGCTCGCGGCCGACGACGTCCCGGACGACCTGCCGGGTGATCCGTGGGACTGGAGCCGGCTGGCCGGTGACGTGCGGGTGGTGGAGCTGCCCGACGGCGGCCACTACTTCGCCGCGTCGCGGCCGGCGAGCGTGGCGCGGGTCATCGCCGGAACGGACTGA
- a CDS encoding non-ribosomal peptide synthetase: MNRGTLVDLLRRRAEDTPDRTAFEFPGDGDRLVVDYRDLDRRARGVAAVLHDRGLAGERAVLLYPPGIDYVAGFFGCLYAGVVAVPVYLPTGARGAARMLDVAADAGARVLLSTAATRDALAPSMSTMEGPDWLLADDIGDAPGFDGPGPGPDDLAFLQYTSGSTGTPKGVRVRHANLMANLSEIGRLLGAGAGSHAVSWLPPYHDMGLIGGILQPVHGGFPCTLLSPAAFLRAPVRWLAEISRSRATFTAAPDFGYRECVRRISETDRAGLDLSSLRHALVGAEPVRRATLDEFTRAFAGAGFRRSAFHPCYGLAEATLLVTGGSRPDGPAVVEVGRAELAEGTVLLDPPAGHPAVTLTGCGWATGEDLVVVDAEPGGVGEICVSGPSVTDGYHGRPAETAARFGAELPGHPARRFLRTGDLGFSLAGQLYVTGRVTDLMVLRGRNHYPEDIEQTAERAHPALRPGRTVAFSVDDGDDEHLVLVHEVAAGTTPETADAVRAAVRAAIVTEHGVTPREVALVRQGAIARTTSGKVRRAATKANWLEGALTPVAGAREASVPGADVRHATATAATVATAAESDDRLASIVAGVLDLDPVPAAEPLVGLGLDSLRAVRLAEAVAEAFGAEIPTPRLLDGLTLTGLRALLAEPPRVRPATVDISPSRAQEAMWLLDSMGAGAAYHVHGGVRLTGPLDPDRLARCLDGLLARHPSLRTTFAPDADGTLVTTVRPPGPLPLRRLTEADDAERALHDLATAPFDLAAGPLVRAVLIRRREDWYLGIAAHHVVVDGWSLGVLLRELGEAYRGTPLPAVRPVPPRHWDGSDAAFWRATLDGARPLDLPLDAPARPAWRGGTVDLGLDAAATARLTEYGAARQATPFMVLLTALGVVAARWSGQDDFVLGAAAANRDHTNADAVGLFVNVLPLRLDTAGAPAFDDLLGRVRARGLAAQRHQAVPLDEIVRLLDPDRSDGRAPLVRAVLALQNVPLQPWQVGDVRAEAFELPAPGAQFELSVHLTQQADGGLAGHLTHADLFSGPAARRFADAFTHVLRTVADLDGVPVDDVPLLDESERARITGHLSGARTAPAAPGLLHELFERQADADPHAPAVVGDRALGYGELDAEANRLAWLLRERGVGPERTVAVCLPRSADLVVALLAVLKAGGCYVPLDPANPTARLAGQLRDVRPVVVLTDRELPGHITVGVGDAAAYPAHRPEPAAVPGNLVYAIHTSGTTGRPKAVMNEHAGLVNRIRWMQAEYGLTAGERVLHKTPIGFDVAGWELFWPLSAGATVVLARPDGHRDAAYLAALIRESGVSTCHFVPSMLRAFVEEPAVAGCAATLRRVVCSGEELPPSTVTRLRALLPDVAVHNLYGPTEAAIDVTAVEITPGHETRPRLPIGHPITGARLYVLDPRGAPVPVGVPGELFIGGVQVARGYLGRPALTAERFVPDPFEPGGRLYRTGDRARWTTGGALEFLGRLDQQVKIRGVRIEPAEVEAALAGYPGVTAAAVDARPGPDGEPRLVAYLVGVDDAPDSAVRAFLGELLPPAAVPSAFVRLPALPTGRTGKLDRSALPEPAVVQATGTAPRDPVEQVLAGIWAEVLGLPSVSVTSGFFELGGHSLLATRIVARVRREFGVELSAADLLGGGSTVADLAAVVRAAQLEQADPDELRRALEELADLTDDEVAALLADDRTTPRRTDG, encoded by the coding sequence ATGAACCGAGGGACCCTCGTCGACCTCCTGCGTCGCCGGGCCGAGGACACCCCGGACCGGACGGCGTTCGAGTTCCCCGGCGACGGCGACCGGCTGGTCGTGGACTACCGCGACCTCGACCGGCGGGCCCGGGGCGTGGCCGCGGTGTTGCACGACCGCGGGCTGGCCGGCGAACGCGCGGTGCTGCTCTACCCGCCGGGGATCGACTACGTCGCCGGGTTCTTCGGCTGCCTCTACGCCGGTGTCGTCGCGGTTCCGGTGTACCTGCCGACCGGCGCGCGCGGGGCGGCGCGGATGCTCGACGTGGCCGCCGACGCCGGGGCGCGCGTCCTGCTGTCGACGGCGGCCACGCGGGACGCGCTGGCGCCGTCCATGTCCACAATGGAGGGTCCGGACTGGCTGCTGGCGGACGACATCGGGGACGCACCCGGCTTCGACGGGCCGGGCCCCGGTCCGGACGACCTGGCTTTCCTGCAGTACACCTCCGGCTCCACGGGGACGCCGAAGGGCGTGCGGGTGCGGCACGCGAACCTGATGGCCAACCTGAGCGAGATCGGCCGGCTGCTCGGTGCCGGCGCCGGCAGCCACGCGGTCAGCTGGCTGCCGCCGTACCACGACATGGGGCTCATCGGCGGCATCCTGCAACCGGTCCACGGCGGCTTCCCGTGCACGCTGCTCTCGCCGGCCGCGTTCCTGCGCGCGCCGGTGCGCTGGCTGGCCGAGATCAGCCGGAGCCGCGCGACCTTCACCGCCGCACCGGACTTCGGCTACCGCGAGTGCGTCCGCCGGATCTCCGAAACCGACCGCGCGGGGCTGGACCTGTCGTCGTTGCGGCACGCCCTGGTGGGGGCGGAGCCGGTCCGCCGCGCCACGCTCGACGAGTTCACCCGCGCCTTCGCCGGCGCCGGGTTCCGGCGATCGGCCTTCCACCCCTGCTACGGCCTCGCCGAGGCGACGCTGCTGGTGACGGGTGGCTCCCGGCCGGACGGACCCGCCGTGGTCGAGGTGGGCCGGGCGGAACTGGCCGAGGGCACGGTGCTGCTCGATCCGCCGGCCGGGCACCCGGCGGTGACCCTGACGGGCTGCGGCTGGGCGACCGGCGAGGACCTGGTCGTGGTCGACGCCGAACCCGGTGGTGTCGGGGAGATCTGCGTCAGCGGGCCGAGCGTCACCGACGGCTACCACGGCCGGCCGGCCGAGACGGCCGCGCGGTTCGGCGCCGAGCTGCCCGGCCACCCGGCGCGGCGGTTCCTGCGCACCGGGGACCTCGGGTTCTCCTTGGCCGGGCAGTTGTACGTGACGGGCCGCGTCACGGATTTGATGGTGCTGCGCGGCCGCAACCACTACCCGGAGGACATCGAGCAGACGGCCGAGCGGGCCCACCCGGCATTGCGGCCGGGCCGGACGGTGGCCTTCTCGGTGGACGACGGCGACGACGAGCACCTGGTGCTGGTGCACGAGGTGGCGGCGGGCACGACGCCGGAGACGGCGGACGCGGTGCGGGCGGCGGTCCGGGCGGCGATCGTCACCGAGCACGGCGTGACGCCGAGGGAAGTGGCGCTGGTGCGCCAGGGCGCGATCGCCCGCACGACCAGCGGCAAGGTCCGGCGGGCCGCGACCAAGGCGAATTGGTTGGAAGGCGCGCTGACCCCGGTTGCGGGCGCCCGCGAGGCTTCGGTCCCCGGGGCGGATGTTCGCCACGCCACAGCCACCGCCGCCACCGTCGCCACTGCTGCCGAGTCGGATGATCGGCTGGCGTCGATCGTGGCCGGTGTGCTCGACCTCGACCCCGTCCCCGCTGCTGAGCCGCTCGTGGGCCTCGGCCTGGACTCGCTGCGCGCGGTCCGGCTCGCCGAAGCCGTCGCCGAGGCCTTCGGTGCCGAAATCCCCACCCCGCGCCTGCTCGACGGGCTCACCCTCACCGGACTGCGGGCCCTGCTCGCCGAACCGCCCCGAGTTCGTCCGGCCACAGTGGACATTTCGCCGTCGCGGGCGCAGGAAGCCATGTGGCTGCTGGATTCGATGGGCGCGGGTGCCGCGTACCACGTGCACGGCGGGGTCCGGCTGACCGGACCCCTCGACCCCGACCGGCTCGCCCGGTGCCTCGACGGCCTCCTCGCTCGCCACCCCTCGCTGCGCACCACCTTCGCGCCCGACGCGGACGGCACCCTCGTCACCACCGTGCGCCCGCCGGGCCCGCTGCCGCTGCGCCGGCTCACCGAGGCCGACGACGCAGAACGCGCGCTGCACGACCTCGCCACCGCCCCGTTCGACCTGGCCGCGGGGCCGCTCGTGCGGGCGGTGCTCATCCGCCGTCGCGAGGACTGGTACCTCGGGATCGCCGCGCACCACGTCGTCGTCGACGGGTGGTCTCTCGGCGTCCTTCTCCGCGAGCTCGGCGAGGCCTACCGCGGCACCCCACTTCCCGCCGTCCGGCCGGTCCCGCCGCGGCACTGGGACGGCTCCGACGCCGCGTTCTGGCGGGCCACCCTCGACGGCGCGCGCCCGCTCGACCTGCCGCTCGACGCCCCGGCCCGGCCGGCCTGGCGCGGGGGCACGGTCGACCTGGGCCTGGATGCCGCCGCCACCGCCCGCCTGACCGAGTACGGCGCCGCGCGGCAGGCGACGCCGTTCATGGTGCTGCTGACCGCTCTGGGCGTCGTCGCGGCGCGGTGGTCGGGGCAGGACGACTTCGTGCTCGGCGCCGCGGCCGCCAACCGGGACCACACCAACGCCGATGCCGTCGGGCTGTTCGTCAACGTCCTGCCGCTGCGGCTCGACACCGCCGGCGCCCCGGCGTTCGACGACCTGCTCGGCCGGGTGCGGGCCCGCGGCCTCGCCGCGCAGCGGCACCAGGCGGTGCCGCTCGACGAGATCGTCCGGCTTCTCGACCCCGACCGGTCCGACGGGCGCGCCCCGCTCGTGCGGGCGGTCCTGGCGCTGCAGAACGTGCCGCTGCAGCCGTGGCAGGTCGGTGACGTGCGCGCGGAGGCGTTCGAATTGCCCGCCCCCGGTGCCCAGTTCGAACTCTCCGTCCACCTCACCCAGCAGGCCGACGGCGGTCTCGCCGGGCACCTCACCCACGCCGACCTGTTCTCCGGTCCTGCCGCCCGCCGCTTCGCCGACGCGTTCACCCACGTGCTGCGCACCGTCGCCGACCTGGACGGCGTCCCGGTCGACGACGTCCCGCTGCTCGACGAGAGCGAACGCGCCCGCATCACCGGTCACCTCAGCGGCGCCCGGACCGCGCCCGCGGCACCAGGGCTGCTGCACGAACTGTTCGAACGGCAGGCCGACGCCGATCCGCACGCGCCGGCGGTCGTCGGCGACCGGGCGCTCGGCTACGGGGAGCTGGACGCCGAGGCCAACCGCCTCGCCTGGCTGCTGCGAGAGCGCGGCGTCGGTCCGGAAAGGACAGTCGCGGTGTGCCTGCCGCGCTCGGCCGACCTGGTCGTCGCGCTGCTCGCCGTGCTCAAGGCGGGTGGCTGCTACGTGCCGCTCGACCCCGCCAACCCCACCGCGCGGCTGGCCGGGCAGCTGCGTGACGTCCGCCCGGTCGTGGTGCTGACCGACCGCGAGCTCCCTGGCCACATCACGGTCGGCGTCGGCGACGCGGCCGCGTACCCGGCGCACCGGCCGGAGCCGGCGGCCGTCCCGGGCAACCTCGTGTACGCGATCCACACCTCCGGCACGACCGGCAGGCCCAAAGCCGTGATGAACGAGCACGCCGGGCTGGTCAACCGGATCCGCTGGATGCAGGCCGAGTACGGGCTCACCGCCGGGGAACGGGTGCTGCACAAGACGCCCATCGGGTTCGACGTGGCCGGCTGGGAGCTGTTCTGGCCGCTGTCGGCGGGCGCGACCGTCGTGCTCGCCCGCCCCGACGGCCACCGCGACGCCGCCTACCTGGCCGCCTTGATCCGCGAGAGCGGCGTGAGCACCTGCCACTTCGTGCCGTCGATGCTGCGGGCGTTCGTCGAGGAGCCCGCGGTCGCCGGGTGCGCGGCCACCCTGCGCCGGGTCGTGTGCAGCGGGGAGGAGCTGCCGCCGTCGACCGTCACCCGGCTGCGTGCGCTGCTGCCGGACGTGGCCGTGCATAACCTGTACGGGCCGACGGAAGCGGCCATCGACGTCACCGCCGTCGAGATCACCCCCGGCCACGAGACGCGGCCCCGGCTGCCGATCGGCCACCCGATCACCGGCGCCCGGTTGTACGTGCTCGACCCGCGCGGCGCCCCGGTGCCGGTCGGGGTGCCGGGGGAGCTCTTCATCGGCGGCGTGCAGGTGGCCCGCGGCTACCTCGGCCGCCCGGCGCTCACCGCCGAGCGGTTCGTCCCCGACCCGTTCGAACCCGGCGGCCGGCTCTACCGCACCGGGGACCGGGCCCGCTGGACCACCGGCGGCGCACTGGAGTTCCTCGGCCGGCTCGACCAGCAGGTCAAGATCCGCGGCGTCCGGATCGAGCCGGCCGAGGTGGAGGCCGCGCTCGCCGGGTACCCCGGGGTCACCGCCGCCGCGGTCGACGCGCGGCCCGGCCCGGACGGCGAACCGCGGCTGGTGGCCTACCTCGTCGGCGTCGACGACGCTCCCGACAGTGCCGTGCGGGCGTTCCTCGGCGAGCTGCTGCCGCCCGCGGCGGTGCCGTCGGCGTTCGTCCGGCTGCCCGCGCTGCCGACCGGGCGCACCGGCAAGCTCGACCGGTCCGCCCTGCCCGAGCCCGCCGTCGTCCAGGCCACCGGCACCGCGCCGCGGGACCCCGTCGAGCAGGTGCTCGCGGGCATCTGGGCCGAGGTGCTCGGCTTGCCGAGCGTGTCGGTGACCAGCGGGTTCTTCGAACTGGGCGGGCACTCGCTGCTCGCGACCCGGATCGTGGCCCGGGTGCGCCGCGAGTTCGGCGTCGAGCTGTCCGCCGCGGACCTGCTCGGCGGCGGATCCACCGTCGCCGACCTGGCCGCGGTGGTGCGGGCCGCCCAGCTCGAGCAGGCCGACCCGGACGAACTGCGCCGGGCACTGGAAGAACTGGCCGACCTGACCGACGACGAGGTCGCCGCGCTGCTCGCGGACGACCGGACCACACCGAGGAGGACCGATGGCTGA
- a CDS encoding cytochrome P450: MRIPTSIDAIGDNTIDLDAVDLVDPRTYSEGDPHPIWAEMRRREPVRWHPVGSDLGFWSVTTYEHGSWVLRDHETFTSQRGTLLNLLGKDDPAGGQQMAATDPPRHTRMREPLQRALTIKSVERSGDQIRAQVRRLLDPAKSGEPFDLAQAVTRLPMAVTGMLMGLPEEDWPRLTQLTLMSIAPDDPEFNEGADTQAALQRAHRELFAYFAEIVRARQKNPGGDDLISLLLTIDVEGRTMGLGEVLANCYSLLLGANVTTPYVPTAALDAVIGTPMLHEVLESANTGTILTTVEEALRWASPANHFMRHAVRDVDLGGRKVRSGDAVVVWLGSANRDETAFDDPFTFNPKRKPNRHIAFGVGGHYCVGHTVARVTLRALFDEIVSTFADLDRAGEVEHLSSNFVAGIKHMPVIAKVRG; the protein is encoded by the coding sequence ATGCGGATTCCGACTTCGATCGACGCGATCGGGGACAACACCATCGACCTCGACGCCGTCGACCTCGTGGACCCTCGGACGTACTCCGAGGGCGACCCGCACCCGATCTGGGCCGAGATGCGCCGGCGTGAGCCGGTGCGCTGGCACCCCGTCGGCAGCGACCTCGGGTTCTGGTCGGTGACCACCTACGAACACGGCTCCTGGGTGCTGCGGGACCACGAGACCTTCACCTCCCAGCGCGGCACCCTGCTCAACCTGCTGGGCAAGGACGACCCGGCGGGCGGGCAGCAGATGGCCGCCACCGACCCGCCGCGGCACACCCGGATGCGCGAGCCGTTGCAGCGGGCGCTGACGATCAAGTCGGTCGAGCGCTCCGGCGACCAGATCCGCGCCCAGGTGCGCCGGCTGCTCGACCCGGCCAAGTCCGGCGAGCCCTTCGACCTCGCCCAGGCGGTCACCCGGCTGCCGATGGCGGTCACCGGGATGCTCATGGGCCTGCCGGAGGAGGACTGGCCGAGGCTGACCCAGCTGACCCTGATGTCGATCGCGCCGGACGACCCCGAGTTCAACGAGGGCGCCGACACCCAGGCCGCGCTGCAGCGCGCGCACCGGGAACTGTTCGCCTACTTCGCCGAGATCGTGCGGGCGCGGCAGAAGAACCCCGGCGGCGACGACCTGATCAGCCTGCTGCTGACCATCGACGTCGAAGGCCGCACGATGGGCCTCGGCGAGGTGCTGGCCAACTGCTACAGCCTGCTGCTCGGCGCGAACGTCACCACCCCGTACGTGCCGACGGCCGCGCTGGACGCCGTCATCGGCACCCCGATGCTGCACGAGGTCCTGGAGAGCGCGAACACCGGCACCATCCTGACCACCGTGGAGGAGGCGCTGCGCTGGGCCTCGCCGGCCAACCACTTCATGCGGCACGCGGTGCGCGACGTCGACCTCGGCGGCCGGAAGGTGCGCTCCGGCGACGCGGTCGTCGTGTGGCTCGGGTCGGCGAACCGGGACGAGACCGCGTTCGATGACCCGTTCACGTTCAACCCGAAGCGCAAGCCCAACCGGCACATCGCCTTCGGCGTCGGCGGGCACTACTGCGTCGGGCACACCGTCGCCCGGGTGACGCTGCGCGCGCTGTTCGACGAGATCGTCAGCACCTTCGCCGACCTCGACCGCGCGGGGGAGGTCGAGCACCTGTCGTCGAACTTCGTCGCGGGCATCAAGCACATGCCGGTGATCGCGAAGGTGCGCGGATGA